Part of the bacterium genome is shown below.
TCCGGGAAGGCTACGGACCAAAGGGGAAGTCGAGCTCCTCATCCTCCAGTTTGCCAGAGAAAACCGGAGCTGGGGTTATGACCGGATTGTGGGTGCGCTTGAGAACCTGGGATACAAGGTGAGCGACCAAAGTGTGGGGAACATCCTTAGGCGCCACGGCATTCCTCCGGCCCCTGAGCGTAAAAAGACGACGACGTGGAACGAATTCATCCGCTCGCATATGGAAGTCCTCGCGGGCGCGGACTTTTTCACTGCGGAAGTGTGGACAAAGCGTGGGCTGGTCACCTACTACGTTCTCTTTATCATCCAAATGGCCAGCAGGAGAGTCCATGTAGCCGGGATCACACCCCATCCCGAAGAGAAGTGGATGACCCAAATCGCCCGGAATGTGACCATGGCGGATGTGGGATTCCTCCACCCGGGCCAGTACCTGCTCCACGATCGGGACGGGAAGTTCTGCCCAGCCTTCATCAGGATCGTAGATGCAGTAGGCGTGAAACCCCTCAAGCTGCCGCCGAGGAGCCCGAACCTGAATTCCTTTGCCGAGAGATGGATGCGATCGGTCAAGGATGAATGCCTCTCGAAGCTAATCCTGTTTGGTGAGGCGTCGCTCAGACGCTTCCTCGCTTCGTATCTCGATCATTACCACGGGGAACGAAACCATCAGGGGAAGGGAAACGTCATTCTCTTTCCGCCTTTGGGAAAGAGCGGGACTTCCGAAGGGCCCATCCGGTGCCTGGAACGTCTGGGCGGGCTCCTCAGGTATTACCACCGGGAGGCGGCATGAAATCATTCGCCCCGGTGAATGAGAAGGAATTTGAAACTGCGGGATTGTTCCTTTTTGGCGGCCTCTCCCTGATCATGGCGATCTTGAAGCTGGTCAATTGGAATTCGCCTGTGCATGGCGAATTCCCAATCAGCCACCAAATTGCTGCCGAATTAGGAATTCGCCATGCACAGCCATGAT
Proteins encoded:
- a CDS encoding integrase core domain-containing protein, yielding MSWIKLLAYISGSVDQELLLRNEYLVAENRILRGQITGRIQLNDGERKTLAEIGRRLGRKTLEEVAHIVRPETILGWNKRLIAKKFDGSQKRRHPGRLRTKGEVELLILQFARENRSWGYDRIVGALENLGYKVSDQSVGNILRRHGIPPAPERKKTTTWNEFIRSHMEVLAGADFFTAEVWTKRGLVTYYVLFIIQMASRRVHVAGITPHPEEKWMTQIARNVTMADVGFLHPGQYLLHDRDGKFCPAFIRIVDAVGVKPLKLPPRSPNLNSFAERWMRSVKDECLSKLILFGEASLRRFLASYLDHYHGERNHQGKGNVILFPPLGKSGTSEGPIRCLERLGGLLRYYHREAA